In the Brachionichthys hirsutus isolate HB-005 chromosome 1, CSIRO-AGI_Bhir_v1, whole genome shotgun sequence genome, AACGACAAAACAAACCAGCAGCTAATTAGATAAGATGAGAATTGAGAGCAGAGCATCAATTATCTGTGTGAAATTCACGATTAAATTGTCCCATCCCGTTTATTTAATCCAGATAAATTGTGAAGTTGTGGCTTTGTGAGAGCAACTCTTATTGGCACTTAAGTGAATAAACTTGGTGGAGATAAAAATGTTAGAATTACAGAATCCTTGCATATACAAAGTAGTTTTACAGAGACTGGACTCACTGAGTTTGATTTGAGAGTGAGAggctctccttcctgctccagaTTGATGGGCTGAGACTTTAGCGGTGGGGAGAGGGTGACGTCCCTGTGCAGCGGCCACTCCTCTAACTCAGCCCCCACATTCAGGCTGTCCAGCATCTGCACAGAGTCCATGGATCCTTCTCTGACCGGCCAAAGGCCTCTGGATCTCAGCCGGTTGTTCTTGAGGCCCGGGGAGTCCTGGCCCAGCCCCCGAGACATCTGCGAGTCTGGACATTGAAGCCTCATGTCCACCGTATAGTCATTCATACGTTCCTCGTCCTGCTCTGTGAGGCGAGAGTGGGCAGGGCTCCACCTATGGGTGCGTTCAGGAGTCCAGCCCCCAGTGAGGCCATCCAGCCTTTGGTCGATCGCAGCGTGCTCATTTAGCCTGTGGTTGGAGGGGTTGTGCTGCTTTGGATGGTGATTGGAGTAGACGTGCTCTCGAGGGTTGTAACTGGAGGAGACGTGGTCCTTTGCATTGTGATTGGCGGAGATATAGTCTTGGAACTTATGATTGGAAGAAGCATGCTCAGAAGTCTTGTGATTGGACATGCTATGTCCCAAGGCCTTGTGATTGGATAGAATGTGCACCTGCGGCTTGTAGTTGGAAGAGGCGTGCTCACAGGTCTTGTGATTGATGGAAGAATGATTCCATGATTTGTGATTGGAGGACGGCTGCTCCCTTGATTTATGATTGGAAGAAACATGCTTGAAGGGCTTTTTGTTGGACAAGGAATGCTCCCACGTTTTGTAAGAGGAAGAGTGGTCCCAGGACTTGTGATTGGACACAGGTTTCTCTCGTGGTTTGTGGTTGGCTATCGGGGCTTGCTCATGACCGTTAATTTGAAACTCCTGCTCCTCGAGAAGGGAGGGTGTGGTCGAGCGGCTACTGCCTCCCCTGTCCGGATACACATCATCAGTCCAATCGTCAGCCTCCCCTCTTGGAATATCCATCACCCTCCCCTCCACCAGCACCTGGATCTCGGCCCCACCTTGATCGTCCACGGCACTCTGTCGCATGAAGCAAGCATTTCTGGGACGATGGGCATGCTTCGGAGGGCTACGGGGGGGCGAAGGGGGCACACTCAGCACGGGGCTGAGTTCAGGTGTTATTACAGGAGGTGTGGTGTCCGGCGTGCACAGCTCTGGACTGTCTGTTCCTGTCGAGATCACCTCATGGTCTTTGTCCTTGGCGTCTTGGTGCTTGGGCCTCTGACATTCCAGCCCTGTGAAAACAGTAGAAAAACGGCTCCGGTGAAGCGATGGGGCAACAACTCACAGTGacctacagtgtgtgtgtgtgtgtgtgtgagtgtgtgtgtgtgtgtgtgtgtgtgtgtgtgtgtgtgtgtgtcaggagcACGCAGGgtaacaaacaaagaaaacgtGCTGACAATCGCTGATTGGCATTAATGTAAACACTTAATCTTTTACAGAGTTGATCTAGTTTTCTGAAAACTCTTTACATGCTCTTAAGTGCATTTGAACTCTAAAGCACTTTGGCAGAGCAAAGGCATGGTCACCAAATACTGAACATGATGAGAATAGATTTATGTGCAACAGACCATAATAGAGCAGCCAACGGACATTTCTTTACCGGCGATGAAGTTGCTTTACTCTGAGCTGCCTGAAGCCATATTCAATAACAGCAGCTGGTTTGACCCTCGACATCTACTCCCACCTTTAGGGGTCATTTGTTTACCATCAGTAGTTTATTACTATCTTGCAGCAGACAAccacaaacaaaccaataaacTAACAGACAAATGTAGGAGATCGCACGATCTGCTTAAACTCTTGTTGGTGAAGGAAAACAACATTCTGTGGTTGTCAGACATGTGCAGTTCATCAGAAACGGCATGCATTTAAAGTTTGTGCGTGTGTTATCTCCTCACCGTTTCCATAGATGTGAAAAGAGGGGGAGAGCTCTTTGGCAGCTGTCCGGGCCAGTCGACACTCCTCCGTGGCCTTCTGGGCCACTCTTTCAGCTGCCTCTGCCTTCCCTCGAGCGTGGCTCATCCTGAACAGGACAGGCGGAAACGCCGCGATTAAAAAAGGCTCCTTTTACTCGGGCCGTTCAAGGCAGGGCCGCTGTGCCTTTAATGCACTTCACCGTCCTGTATTCAACTTCTGAAAACATAACGGGGGGGTCATTGCTAATGAAGAAAGCCGCTGTAGAGAAGGGTATTCGTTGCTGCACTGCAGAGCGATCCCGGCTAAATAATTGATTCTGATGCTACGATTTGCTGTAATgtgaagataaaagaaaaatctggCGTTTTATCCCTTTTAAAATCACAGCCAGGATAATTTTAAGTATTCAAGCTATATTATTCCATTAGAGTAGTGtccagcatttattttattaatttagttTCTATTTCaggaatttattttttggttctGTCAAAATTGTGGAATGTTTACTTCCGCCAAGGCGAAGGTTTTGTAACTGCCggtgttgatttgtttgtttgtctgtctgttagcaacataactcaaaaaggtacAGACGGATCGTTATTCAGGATgcgttgggaatgttaccaggaacagattattacattttggtgatgatccaggagagatcctggattctggatcactatGAAATATTCggtaacgttgcagtcaatgtagcttcaaaaaaagtttctcaatatctcggttgattgaaaactccatttatgtaTTCAGAAATCtattaaaatacacataaactcagacttttcatggttggtgtatgaagataccaagaacaatttagaactttttgatgatgatccagatcaccatggagacGGTGCAAATCTAtgaggggattgagctgcttggcggaggtctgcgctctctgagcgcttttctagtttgataaCTGTTTGcaaatgtcttatttttaagaaatacatttttaaatcatCGGTATGAATGTGAACATAtttaatccagattattttACTAATCCAAGTCACCAAAatacagatggggggggggggtgttggttgaTTTATAAAGGCACAATGACGACTCTTTCTGTAACTCTGACCTTGACGTGGCGATCTCTGCTTTCTGCTTAGCAATGTCTGCAGCCTTCTCAGCAGCCTCCACGGCCCGATCCACCTTCTCCCTCACTTTACTGGCCCGCAGTGGGATCAGGTTCTTTCTCTTCCCGCTCACCAACACATTCTGCTTGTACTTCCCTTCCTCCTTGCTACCATCATGGAAGGTGGTGCATCCATATCCATGCCTCTTGTTCCCGGCCCATTCGCCTTCATAATGCAGGCCGTCGGAGCGCCGGCTCACGCCCCAGCCGGCCCTTTGGTCGCTCCGCCACTCACCGGCATACACTTCTGTCACTGTGGCATCTACAGGAGCGCCCTGCTCATGCTCACCAGCATTGGAGTGGATGTCAGATGTAGCAGAGCTGATGGTGCTCATGCCAGCCTCGCTGCAGAAGGAGCTCTGTTTGCTGAGCTGGCTAGCTAAGGAGCTCTTGGACTCAGAGCGTCGCAGCTTCAGTCCACTCAGAATGGATTGGCGGAAGCggccttttctcttcctctggcGTTCAGCTTCACTCAGAGATGTCAGAGCAAAGCCACCTCGTCCCACAGGGCTCCCGGCCAGCCCGGCCAGCCCGGCCCCCACCCCATCAGTCGGAGAGGGGATAGAACCATCCTCCAGCACAGCCGGAGGGCCGTGGCCGTGCTCAGAGCGAAGGGAGTTTATAGATGTTCGCAGAGGGAAAAGGATGATGGCCGCCATGCCGTATGGCACGCTCTGCCGCACACCGTAGCCATGACGCATTCCACCAAGCCACTGGCCCTGGTAGGTTCCTGAGAAGGGAATACAAGAAGGGCTTTACAGTTTCACTGTGATCCTACAACAATCAAAGAGCTCTGTCCAAAGACCAACGACTAAACATAAAAGGCGTTGAAAAGCAACAACAATCACAAACAATCTTTGGAAAACTGTAAAAACCAGGCCATGCTCAGGTAGCATCTTCTTGAAACACAAGAATAGTGCCGAGGTTGAAAAGAATTAATCATTTCCGCAAATCAATGGAAATCCCTGTAGTGAATATCTGaaccaggagctgctgcagcaacagcaaTGGCTCTTTTCTTGGATAGTGATAAACAAAGAAGACTCGTTTTAGTCAGCATTCCGACTgactgaaatgagcttcctctttTTTGGCTGACTGAGGCTCACGGTTTCTTGACATTTGCTGGTAGCACCACATGCTGTTGTCCAACCAAATCTAGACTTACTGCACTGTGAACAAAcctgaaaaaaatgaaacgatTGTGCCAATACGGTcctctttttcttgtctttgttcTATTGTTCATGAAAAACAATATACAGACACAGAATGTGGTCGATATGAAACACAGCAATTCCTGCATCTAAATGTTCATGTGGTTTCTTCGCTGGTGTGAATTAAAAACTTCAAAATGAGTACAAAATGGAGGAATATGCTATGAAAACAAATCGGTATGTATCCAGAAAACAACATATGTCTTTTGTAAAAACCCTCCAACGGTGTGTATTTACGGAGTGAACCCGACGTCTGTTTGCCGTGCTGGGATTCGGTGAAGGAGACAGCGTGGGCGTGTAGAAAATAAACATACTACAGATGGTTTGTGTTCAGTGAGGGAGGAATACTTCAGAGTATTCATCGTGTGGTAGAAACATGACACTATAAACTGTTTGCCTTTATAATCCGAACTACGCTTTAGTTGACAGACATTAGCATGAAAGGCAGACGTTGAGACGGCATTTAGTGAATGTGgagctgtctgtggtgctgaaatCAAACGGCTGGTCATAGTTACACAAATGGTATAGGTATACGTTTACGTTTATTGAGACCATGCATTTACTAAATATCGTTTTCCTGCTAGTGAGTTACCTTTTACATTTTACTCTCGAGTGAGAAGTTGTGATGACCTGTTGCTGTGTCTTTTGTGTCAAACCTGAATACACTATAACATTCTCTTCACTGCCCAAATGGACTGTTTGTAAAAAGGATGGTTATATTTTAGAAAAATTAGGAATTTGGACGAGACAGGCTGAGCCAAAATTGGGCTGAAATATACGAAAGCTGAACCAAGAAGCTCCAAGTCTCACGGTCGATGGtcgattatatatttttatttctatattaaTGAGCCCGTGCCTTGGTGacagatctgtgtgtgcgtgggagAGCAGATTCACTGGGCTGTGGAAAATGTATCAGCTGGTGCGTGCTATATTCACCTGTGCTGGTTGCCACGTGAGCAGCAGAGAAGGGTGGAGCCAAAGGCGTGACGCATTTCTTTTTGTcaccctctttctttcttttttaaacctaATAGCAGGTATGACGACGTAACCGTAACTGGTGCTTGGTGACAAGAGAAACCAGCTCCCGGTAAAACGACGTCGACCTCGCCTCCCTCCTGcagagagccaatcagagaacagAAGAGCCAGCTCGTCTCTAGTGACATGCTGACCTGCAGTCTCcacgttaccatggtgacagaggagagagaggcgaaggtgttttttttttttttatctctccatTCAGTGGCATGTAGTTGATTTGGATCACgttttaaacatgttttcttgtgagGTCTCCTGGAAGTTATTGAGTCTTTTTAGGGTATCAGCAGAAATGTTCTGACTCATTGTGGTCATTTTGTTTGGCCTCGAGCTTGTTTCCTCGTTTTCTAGTTCTCTTCTTAGTTTAGTTTAACATCATTGTGCTTGTCTGGTCTCTTCGTGTAATGGTTCTGTCTGTAAAGTTATTTATCGgtcctctccagcagctccttgtactagttttttttctgttttggatCTCCTTTGAAGCCATTTTCTGTATGGTTGCTTTTAGTCTCTTTATAGTTACTTTGCATCTTATTTACTGTAGTTATATACTGCTGGTGGAGTAGACCTCTCTGGTTGAAAGATTgctgccagaaaaaaaaacccttttaAAATATGATACTTACAATATATTCTACACTACATATTGCCATAGCAACTGGTGGATCCCAGGGGCGGTCTGCACCTGTCAGGGCAGTGCCTGTATGCCTGCTCGGTGGTCTATCGATACATATGGACGTGACCCACGGGTTATCTATCTAGCCTACATTAGCGATGTGTGTTATTCAGCGCAGTCAGGCCAGATCCTACTGGATCTCTAGAACTGCTAGAAATGATTGATTGCAGCCTTACCTCCATCGGAGTAGGTTTCTGTGCCGTATCCATCCTGTAGCCCATTGCTCCATGTCCCCTCATACCGGGCCCCACTGGCTGTGCTCTCCAACTGCCCATAGCGACCCTTGAACCCCTGTGTCCACTCCCCTCTGTACTCCCAGCGACCTTTGCTCTCCACTCCAATGCCGTGCCGCTTGCCCTGTGCCCAGGTGCCCTGGTAGTTGTTCCCGCTGGGCCACGTGTACACGCCGAGGACCTCGAAGCCATGACTCCAGGCACCAGCATACTCACCCTGACCCTGGGGCCCTGTGCAGACCCCCCGACCATGAGCCTTACCCTGTTCCCACCCCCCACAGTACGACCCCCCGTCATCAAAGTCAAACCTGCCTCCAGTGGACATGCATGAAACAGGTTTAGGCAAATCCTTAGAGcctcaagaaaaagaaaaaaacaacgacCTGGTTCATTGAGAAGTagcacagagggaggaggcctcgCCTGCTAGCATGGAGGTGCAGGCCCTCGACTCctgttcttcttttattttgggATATAAAGCACCAGGTCCTGATTTCAAAATCAACAATACGTGGCCAGAAGAGGATCACTTTACGATGGAGAAGCAGCCGAAGCCTCACGGGCATGCAGGCTCAGAgttctcctcgtcttcatccacgtcctcctccaccttcctgcCCCTCGCGGTCCCGCAGGTCGCCGGCCCGTCTGCTGCTCCAGACAACTAAGGCCTATGCTTTTCCAACACTCCCACAGGCCCACAGAGCGACGGCAGCGCTCAGTCAGTCAGACGCTGCAGCGTCCCCACATCATCACCGACAAACAGAGAGGGATCCAGGAACCAGAAGATGCTGCACCTGCACGCCATTAAAGAGGAGACAAGTCTCTTAGCAACAGCATGGCCTGGAAAGGAGCAATCCAGACTCAGAGCGATGCATCCATAACCACACACACCTTGTCAGGCATCACGTCGGGCGACCGTCTCTCGTTTCTGCTGGGGCGTAAAGATGAggctctctcctctcctgaggatggaaagaaaagaagaagcgaTCTTCTCCCTTTTCCTTTGTATCCTGGATTGTTGTATCCCAGTTCCACCAAGTCATCTGTCCTATCTTGTTTTTCGGCCTGGCTCGttctctttctatctctctctctctctctctaaaatcTGCTCATTACAGGACTGTTCCACCCCAGCCAATACCCctcccccacatacacacactcctTCTCTCTGCTCTTAAAGCGATAGAAGCTGAATGATGGTGTGAATAGCTGCATGCACTGAGCTCACTGTTCCCTTCGGGGATACGAACCTGCTTTTCTTAATTATCCAGCCTCATTTCACTTTCTTCCTCTCACACTGAAATCCGATCTGTCAGCAATCGGTTTCCCTGACAACTGGCTGTTAGTGAGCTCATTGATCCTCTGCCAGCCTCTCCCAATTTGTTGTTTTAGTCTCATCGGTGAGTAAATAAACTACGTGAAGACCCTTTCCTTCATTAAACAGGCATAGACCAGTACAGTGGTAAAATATCACCACAAGCTGATCACAGGTTAATCGTAATTATATGAGGAGTGTGTTTCCAATCAATAACTGGAGCATCGTGGTGCTGGAAATGTTTCCGCCGCTGAGCAAAccatctgctgtttgtgtggtGACCAGAAAACGGTGGCATAGAAAATAATGCTGGTTTAATTAATAACTAAACAGTACCTGAACTGATAAACCTGTGGTTGTCATGTAATGCACAGCGACGGTCACTTTATTAGAACAAatattaatacataaaaaagaaatatgtgtAGGTGTCTGTGTGGACTTTTTAAAAATTGATTAAATTAGACCCAAATGCACATTTCATGTTATTACCAGAAATTAAAAGTTTTATGAAAATAGCTCAGTAATTTATTCTTACTGGTAATTGATACAAAGAACATAATAAAAATTCCAtcaatcagattttttttagcGGTGATAACAAAAGTTGAAATTATTGAATTACTTTGAAGAAATTAATCTGATGAAGCTTGACAACAAATTTTagttttaaaatacattttttatatatttcagaTATAGGCTTAATTAAATTGAAACCTTTCAACAAGGCAAGGAAATGAAACTGACCACAACATAGTTCAACAAAAactatttctaaaataaaaatgacagatTTTACTCCAGCTtatgaacaaacaaaagaaatgtgaatatttataaTTATGCTGCCTATTTtccgtttttctttcttttgttagGGTTTACAGGCtcctattttgttttctttgtttaatgATTATCTTATAGTGATCATATTACACAGAggtaatattttaaattaacattttaccTACAAATACAATTCCAGTCATTTTGCACTGCTTTCCATTCCACTATTTGCAAGTCAAGTTTATTTATCCACAAAGGGAAACTGAATCAAAGATGTAATTTAGCTCCATCTGTAAATGAATTAATATATGCATCCATTCAGATTACTCTGCATGGGCTAATCCACTCGAGTTCTTATGGTTTGTTGGGCATCTTTCCATGCCAACATTCTGTAATGCACAACTTCTACTTGTTCGAGCTCTTTTTCCACCCGTGTGTATAATTAAAGAGGGCAGGCGGGCGTCTTGCTTTGCACCTAGCATGTGTTAAAAGTGAAAGAAAGCTGTGCCACAATGTGGTGAGCTGCTGCCTGTGTAATATTTACCATATTTGGTCCTACTCTCTCACGTCCTTCCTTCATCTGAAGGAATCTGCAGACAATTTATGAGACACATACTTAACATGCAGGTGGGACTCGAGCCAACACACTCGTCTTTAGATTACATCTAACATTAGACCATTAAACACAAATCAGGGGTTCACGGGCTGACGTTGTTTTTCTAGCAATTTTAATCGAGTTTTAAGGAAAACCTTCTGTACGTATTGTGAGGGTAATATCGTTACAACAAACTGTTCCTTTTGGAAATACGACAGTGAGATTTATGTTCATAAACAAAAAGTGGTGCTAACAGAAGAACAAGCATACAATAGAAAACAGAGGGAGCCATGAAGAAGTGAGGATTCCCTCGGAGGGAGAGCGGGTTCAGGTGAGGATGTCGTGGGCCTGCTGCTCCACCAGCATTGCCATGTTCTTTACGTCGCCACACCAGAAGTCCAAACGCTCCTTCATCCCTTTAATCTGAAACAGTAAACGGATGAGAGTGACTTTCACCTCTGAGCCGTTATTTCTGCAGATTAGCAGATATGAACACGAGGACTgacctgctgcaggtccagCACGCGAGGCTGCACCCAGGTCATCTGCACCTTCTTGTCCACCTCATCGATGTTACCTTTGATCAAACCCACAGACAGAGCCTTCATCACCAGgagctccacctgcaggacacaaacacacccagcgTGAGAAGCTACCGCTTCATCTCCATAAGAAAACCGGACAAATCATAACATACCACACGGGCATTAAAACAGCACCTttaaaaacaagacagaaacCGAGACAGACATTTACTGATGGGCTTATTGTCAACGGACCTCATTAACAGGGATCTTGGCGCTCTGAGAAATCTCAGTGAAGGTGAGCTGTCGGTGGTTTGCAGGACGAGTGAAGGTCATCTGGAAGAACAGGAAATGTTTCTAGTGAATCTTTATCATTttcaaaatcagtttttttttctcagaggCAGTAGGTGGAGATGAAGTGAAATGtcagagaaaacatttttagtACAAGTAGTGAGCTCGTTCTCACTAGAATGCTAGCAAAGTATTTACATTCGTGCAAACAAATTCCTGTAGTTGCTGTTTCAGGCTTTCAATGGACATGAGGGAAGGGAGGCGATGAGGTCAT is a window encoding:
- the jph3a gene encoding junctophilin-3, whose protein sequence is MSTGGRFDFDDGGSYCGGWEQGKAHGRGVCTGPQGQGEYAGAWSHGFEVLGVYTWPSGNNYQGTWAQGKRHGIGVESKGRWEYRGEWTQGFKGRYGQLESTASGARYEGTWSNGLQDGYGTETYSDGGTYQGQWLGGMRHGYGVRQSVPYGMAAIILFPLRTSINSLRSEHGHGPPAVLEDGSIPSPTDGVGAGLAGLAGSPVGRGGFALTSLSEAERQRKRKGRFRQSILSGLKLRRSESKSSLASQLSKQSSFCSEAGMSTISSATSDIHSNAGEHEQGAPVDATVTEVYAGEWRSDQRAGWGVSRRSDGLHYEGEWAGNKRHGYGCTTFHDGSKEEGKYKQNVLVSGKRKNLIPLRASKVREKVDRAVEAAEKAADIAKQKAEIATSRMSHARGKAEAAERVAQKATEECRLARTAAKELSPSFHIYGNGLECQRPKHQDAKDKDHEVISTGTDSPELCTPDTTPPVITPELSPVLSVPPSPPRSPPKHAHRPRNACFMRQSAVDDQGGAEIQVLVEGRVMDIPRGEADDWTDDVYPDRGGSSRSTTPSLLEEQEFQINGHEQAPIANHKPREKPVSNHKSWDHSSSYKTWEHSLSNKKPFKHVSSNHKSREQPSSNHKSWNHSSINHKTCEHASSNYKPQVHILSNHKALGHSMSNHKTSEHASSNHKFQDYISANHNAKDHVSSSYNPREHVYSNHHPKQHNPSNHRLNEHAAIDQRLDGLTGGWTPERTHRWSPAHSRLTEQDEERMNDYTVDMRLQCPDSQMSRGLGQDSPGLKNNRLRSRGLWPVREGSMDSVQMLDSLNVGAELEEWPLHRDVTLSPPLKSQPINLEQEGEPLTLKSNSGSSSILVVMVILLNIGVAILFIHFFI